The nucleotide window CGGGCCGGAATCTGCAGTTTATCCGTAATTGATGTCGGGCCCGGTCAGCCCTGAATAACTGCCACGGGCAGACCTGGTCTTTCGCTCAGATTTGCCCACAACAAAACATGAAAGTCACTGTTTGGATTTTTGAAGACTTTCATATAAAAGACCCGGAAAATCAAGATGGAAATCCAAAGGAGAATACTATGATCAAACTTATTAGCACAGTGGCTGTATGTACGGTATTTCTTGTGACTTCAGCTCATGCCATGCAATTTAGAGACAAACTGGCAGATGCAGAAAGGACATTTAATGCCATCCAAGATAATTCTGTTGAATCCATTCAGAAAAAAGTTAAGCAGCTCAATATCATGGCAACAAACATAATGGATTTACGTGAATTTGGCGAGAAGGAATTCAGCGAAAATGATGAAGCAAAAACAGTCTTACCATATTTAAAAAATCTGGCATCCTCCATTATCACCCAGATAAAAGCGGGCTCAATGAGCAAAAGGGTTTCTGTGGCACTATACTCACTTGGGCGCCTTGGTTTTAATCCAAACCTTCTTTTTGTAAACAAAACCGTATCAATAGTTATTCCTGAAGCAGCAGGGATAAAGCTGGATGAATTAATGATAAAAATCAGTTTCAAACATTCCTTGCCAACAAAATTAACCACATGGCCAAAGGCTGGACCAGGTGGATCAGGTGCTGGTCCACTTCCACCGGTATTGATTGAAACCAGTGCTAGAACGCTTATGAGTATCGGTCTTTTTGGAAAACTACTGGAAGTCTTGGAAGATGCCCAACTCCAGATGGATTATGCCCGGCAAAATGAACAAGATTCCCCTATGATTGTATTGCACAACCAACCAAACTGCCTTGCTGCCAATATCATCAAAATAGAATCAAAAGTATATGCAATCACAATTTTTCAAAAGAAAAAAGACGAAGACACATGGGGAGAACTGGTTCCGTACCTGGAATTTCAAAAAGTTGGAGGAGGAAGCACACCACCTGATCCTATATTTCCTGTTGAATTAGACTTCAATGATGAAGATAAAGATAAAAAATATTACATAAATTTTTTCATGCAAAACTATAAAGCCTCAATTTTTGTTGCCAATGGATTAAAAGCTATGTCTATAGGAACATTAAAATGATTCAAAAAATCTCGCTTCCCATCTTGGCTGTTCATACTTTTGTCGTTTTATTCTGTCTTCTGGGTTCACTGAAGGCAGAAACCATAAAGGAACAATACAGTTCAATAGAAAAGGAAATGAATGAGTCAGAAAATTATGCATCAGCACTGATTTCCCTTCAGGCTCTTCTGGATCACAAAGAGTGCATTGGTATAACCAGAATAAATTGTCTGGATGTTGTAATTGACGCAGCTAAAAGGTCAGGGAATGCAGATCTTGTAGAAAAAAGTGCCAGAGAACAGATTAAATTATGTCCGACGCTCTTACCTAAAGACAAGAAATATGCATATATCATCAACGATGCCTACACAGATATTGCGGATGCTGCATTTTTTAGGAAAGACTATCAATATGCATTAAACGTACTATATGAAGCAGAAAAAGCAGACCCACCACCAAACGAATATAGACGGAAAGACATTAACCGAAAAAAAGCCGGAAGTCATTTTATTCTGGCCTGCAGGAAGATGGATGCAGGAGATCAGGCTGGAGCAACGTCTGAACTTAAAACGGCAAAGGATTTACTTGCCAAAGAATTAACATACTCAAGTGATGAACGCTTCCGTAACACATTATATTCATTTCTAAAAAACATGCCTCATTGGGGATTTCCACTACGTTCTGACTTTAAGCGGTATACCAAACCGGAAGTTTTTTCTGCTGTCAACGGCAAGCTGCCGGAATCCGAAAAGAGTAATTTCCGATACCCTTTTGAAGTTGATGATGAAATGTGTGATTGGGCCACAAAACATCTTTCGGAAATAAAAGGTCCACGAGAGAAAGCCCAATACCTTTTTTTTCTATGCAAAGAACCATGGGGATTGAAGCTTCGGTACTTAGATGATTTCTATCATTATAAGGATGATGTTTCATGGACAGCAAGAACTTCAAAAGAGGTTTTTTATGAGCATCACTCAGGCGCAGTAAAATGTGGCAACAAAAAGAACTCTTCGTATTATAAAAACAGCAGAACTGGCGATTGCGCGTCCCAGGCAAGATTATATACAGCACTTGCAAGATCAGCAGGACTTGATGTTGCCATGGTACGAATCTATCAGGATATCGAAGGAAAAACGCGGAAAGAACATCGGGGAGCAGGTGTTATCATTGATGGATGAGTTCTGCTTGCCGATCTGACCTTCAATACAACTTCAATTGGCGTTACCTATAAACATATCCGGGTATTGGACGATCTGGAAGCTGCAAGCTTCATGTTTCCATGGAAACTTTCTGTTGAGGCATTTGAACTGGCACCTTTTAACGATGTTGCCAGGATTAACTGTGCAAGTATTTACACCAGCAAAGGATTCTACAAAAAGGCCTTAGGATTTCTTGAAGATATGCCTGAGGCAGGAAGGTATTATGGCAACTACTGGGTAAAAAGAATTGAGCTTATTAATCATATTTATGGCCCGAAAAAAGCATTGGATTTATTCAAAGAGTCAGAAAAATATGTCATGACATCAGATCGATTGGAAAATCTGAAAGGGAAACTTTATGCCAAACTCGGCAATGATGACATGGCTCTTAAACACCTTAAGACTGCTGTAAAAATTGATGAAATCCACAAAGTGGAAACATGCAGGCTCATCTCAAAGTTATTGGCCAAAAAAAAAGACTACTCCCAGGCAGGCGATTATTTGAAAAAAATTGTATCTATGAAAACCTTGATCAAAGGGCATGAAGTCAAAGGCTATCTGGAAGCTGCAAAGATGTATGAAAAAGGGCAGTACTTTGAGAAAGCTTTTGAATGTATTGTCCAGGGACTCAACAATTTAAAGGATGCCGACTACCATGAAAAAAAACAGAATTACAAAACGCTCTGCAAAAAACTCTTATCACTGACTGAAATGGGCAATCCCAATCCATACCTTTTACGGATACGCCTAAACCAAGTTCGAAAATATTTCAAATATCATGAAAAACATGTACCAGGTCTTCATCTTGCTGAAGCAAACCTTCTTTTTGCACTGAATCGCAACAAAAAGGCTGAAAAATCAGTCTATCAAGCGATTCAACATCCATTGGCAGATGCAATAATCATAAAGCAATCAATTGAAACTCTTTTAAAATCAGGTTCAAAATCCCAGCTGTCTGAAATAATAAACAAACTTACAGAATCATCAAAAAAGCTGGATCAGAATCAGTGGAATCAAATCGGCAGGACTTTTCTTGAACTCAAAGATGTAAATGCACTGGATCAATGGGGTATCAAATTATCTGACCCAAAACTGTTATTAGACTGTGCAGAATTCCTTTGGGAAAACAAAAAACGCACATTGGCTGTTTTCTTTGCGGAAAAAAGTTTGGAGGCTCAATCTTTATCTACAGAAGACATTGCTGCCTATGTAAATTTCTTTAGGACAAAGATTGAACTGAAACACAAACATGTTTTCAAAGGTCTTCTGGCATTCACAAGAAAACAGGATTCAAAAACACAGATAGAAATCTACAAAACCATTGGTGACACCCTTTTTTTATCAAGTGACTGCTCTGAAGCGGCTGGTTATTATGAAACAGCCCTTGGACTTGCAAACAAAAAAGAACAACAGGAATTGCTTTATGCTGCTGGAAAAGCCGAACTTGCTGCTGGTAACAAAACTGCAGCAAAAAAAATGTTCCTGAAAATAACCGATCAATCTACTGTGCTGGAAGCAATCCAAAAATGCCTTACTTATGATATGTATGAACTGGCATATGAGTTGGCAGAACCCGTATTGGCATCTTATGACTGGCCAATAGATTTCATTAGTGTACTGGTATATACCGCAAAGCTTGCAGAAAAACTGGATATCATTATACCGGCAATGAAAACACGAATCGAAACACTGGATAAAAAAAATCAGTTCCAGTGGTGGTTTGACTTGGCTTATAACCTTCCTGAATCAAAACTTATCATGCGTGAAGAATTATACAAAAAATGTTTGACTTTTTCTCTTTCCAAAGATCAACTTTACCGGATCTACAACAATCTTGGCTCACTAATGAATTCGTCGGGAGAGTACACGGACGCGGAAACCTGGTATCGAAAAGCAATGAAAACTTGTCCTACCAAGTCAAAACCCTGCACCAATCTGATTAAAGTCTTGCATCGGCAGAACAAGCACAATGAAATACGAACTGTTTATGCCAGATTAATGGAGTGTGACAATGTGAACAATGTTTACATCCGGGATGCAGTGAAGTGGCATTATCGTCAAGGTCTTCTCAACGACTTTATCATCTTAATGACCGAAAAGCTTAAGTGGCAAAAACAAGGGGCAAGTGGCATTCTTTTAACAGTGGAGTATTCAACATGGTTGCCAGAGAAGGAACAAGAAGAGCTGTTGGAACTGGTCATAAACTCTGCTCCGACAAAGAAAGATCATGTAAAGGCCCTGCAGATTAAGGGCAATCTGCTTTTTAAACAGGCAGATTATGCAAAAGCAGAAACATGTTATCAACAGGCCTATGAGCTTGATCCGGAAAACGAGGAAACTGGAAGAGTACTAATCAATTTTTATACGAACGTCAAAAATTGGAAACTGGCAGATCAAGTGATCATTTCGCTTGAAGAGAAATTTCCAAAAGCCCGGGGGCTTATCAGAACCAGCCTTAACTCCTGGAAAGCCCGGGATAACCTTACCCAAGGATACAGAAATCTTCATAAGCGTTTGGAAAACATTGCCGATCCAAAGGTCCGTGGAGCAATAATCAGCGCAAGCTTGTCTATTGCAATATCAGAAAAACTTTTTTTTGAAGCAGAAAAACTTCTTGATTTAGCCAAAAAAGAAGAACGGCCTTCATTTTTACAGACTGATTATCATAGAAAACGATGTGAACTCCTTCTTAAGAAGGGGAAATTTCATGAAGCTGCTTTGTTAATGGCAGAGTATCTTAAGAAAGAAAAAGATGAGACAAGCCTTATGTTGCTTATGAAAATTTTATTAAAAGATGTAGGCAATCTCCCAAAAGCACTGAAATGGACAGAGAAAGCTTTAATAGGTGACGTGGGATATTGCTATTTTGATCAAATTTTTGATTTATGGAAGACAGATCCAATTAATTGGAGGATATTCACAGGCCTGCTAAAATCTCTTTCAAGTAAGGTTAGGACAACAGATCTTCTCGATCTAGCTGGAACCTGCAAAAGCAAGGGGCTGTTGCAAATTTGTCGGATCTTATGCAAAGAATACGAAAAACGAAATCCTCTTCCTTTTTTAGAACACAACGAAAGAACCTTAGCAGGCTACTGGCTGGACATTGGTGATATAGACAAAGCAAACTACTACTACCAAAGCATTTTCAAAAGAAATAGATTCGAACTGCGTGATAGAACAAACCTGATCAATATTCTGCTGAAACAAAATAAGGTTGATGAAGCCAAAAGGCTATTGACAGAGCAACTGCCTGCAATAAACGGAGTAAACCTGTTGTCGATCCAAGCACTGGCTGAAACCTGTGCTGAAAATGGTAAATTCATTGAATTTGCAGATATATTAGAAGAACTGGCAAGTTTCCCTATTGACTCAGTTGATATTTTTTATTCTCTAACCACCATAGCAGAAAACAGCAACTGCTTGGAACTGGCATTGCAGTGGTATGAAAAAGCATCAAGATACTGCCCAGGTGATAAAATTCAGCAAGCAAATATTGCCATTAATTCCGCATACCTTCACTCCCGCCTCTATCGACAAAAGGAAGCATATAAAATACTTAAGACAATATGGAAAGCCCAACCAGAGAACACCTTTGTTGGAAGACATTATGCACTGATTCTGCTTTCATGGGGAGAAATTGACAAAGCAGGTAAAATTGTTCAGGATATGCTCCAGACAGCGCCGACTGATCCATATGTCCTTAACACACTTGGACATCTGGAGCTTCATTCCGGCAATACAAAACGGGCTTCAGATCTCTTCAAACAGGTACTCAGCAAAGCTATTGATGAAAACTTTCTTATGAATGCAATGTGCATAGCCAGTTCAGTCAAACAGCAACAGCATATTCTCAATCGTGTGGAGCATCAGTACGGCAAGACAACAACCTTTATTACACAACAGACAGTGCATAAATGCCTTCAGGGCAGATACAAGGAAGCTATTGAAGATCTGAAAAAAGTGCAAACAAAAGACGTAAATACTGTTTATTTTATTCAGCTCATTAAGAAACTGGCAAACAAACAAAAAGATAAAAGTTTAATTGAAACGGAACATGAATTACTCCAAAAAGAAGGGGATATAGACTTTTTTCAGGGCGTCCATTTGTATCACTCCGGAAAGTATGATGAAGCATTAGATATTTTCAGCTCAATGGTTGATCATCACCGTTGTCTAATGGGAAAATACAAGTATCTTGGCAGTTGCTTGAATATTCAAGGAAATTATGAAAAAGCTGAAAAGATTGCCCTTGAGTACATCAAAAAAGATTCATCACAATTACCAATTATGCTGAGGATCTGTATAATAAGTCAAATTATGAAAGAAAATTATTCAAATGCAGAAAAATATTTGAGTAAACTGAAAAAATGGGAACCTGGCTTTGAGTCTAAAATTTTAGAAGTAGTTATTCTTGAAAATACCAACCGTAAACAAGAAGCAGAACTCCTTCGAAAACAAATAAAAAAACAAGGAATAAAAATCACCACTAATCTTCTGGAAACTTTATTTTTATGGCCTCCAGCGCTTTGTAAACAATATTTTGGAGAAAATAAGCTTCAAAGAGCTGGTGTGGAGAACAATCACCTGTCAGTAAGCGGCCAAAAAAAGATATGGGGTAATGGCGATGGAGGAAGCATGTGGTGCCGATCAGCAGACCCAGATAAGCTGGATGAGTTTAAAAAACATGTAACTGCGGATGCAGTATTCAAAAAGGTTTTGAACGAACGGACAATAGTGGTAAAACTGGATGATGATGACTCAGAAAGCTTCCCAGTAGGGTTATTAAGCTGAAATCCCCAGGCATGTATTCAATAATCCGGAGATTTCATCCTATAAATCATCCATACCTGACTCTGATTGCGTAATTTTTTTTTATATTAATTGCATCAAGTGCAGTGATAGGGACTTCCATGGAAAATGAAAAAGCAGACTTAAAGTGTTCTATATCCGTAACTCAGCACCATATTGATTTTGAAGCAGTTGTAGACTTAAAGATAGAAGGTCGATCAATTCTTTTGAAATTACCCAATATAGCAAAAACTGGTACTATAATGCGACTGCCTGATGAAGGTCTGAATGGTGGTGACTTATATGTGGAAATCAAGATAATTCAGGGCAACTGGACCTGAATCTGTGGTTTATCCGTAAGTGATGTCAACCTGATCAATTTTGAAAAAAAATCTTGATTATCATGAAGTTGATGTATCAGAAAGGAAAATTGATACGGATTAATTTTTTGGAAAAAGGCTGAGACATCGAACGGTGGATATCAAGCAAGATGTCGCCTTTTTCTAAAGCATTTGGTTAATATTTCCGTATCAGTGGATTGTTTGATCTTCCAGATCAGACAATTTATTACCAGGGGCGGCTCAAGAGCCTTTTCAGCTGTCCAACAGACAATTTTGGCCCCAACATAGAAAATCCCAATTCATTCCAGAAATTCTATTGAAATAAGCGTTTTGACATCTTTGGGCAAGCCCCATATGATTCTGAGCTTAATTAATTCACTTTAATAGACTTAGGATGAACCCATGAATCTTAAACCGTTTCTTGCTTTTTCAGAACTCAGCATTGCAGATCTTGATGCATGGCAGAATCAAGGAGGAAAAACAGCAGGAGTCTACTGCATCTATGCGCCCGATGAACTCATCCGGGCCGCCGGGATCGTCCCTGTAAGCCTGTGCGGCAAAAAGCAGACCCCCATCAAGGATGCGGAAAGAGAACTTCCGGCCAGTTTATGTCCCCTGATCAAATCCAGCTATGGATATGCCGTGACCGACACCTGCCCCTTTTTCAGTTTTTCAGACATCCTCATTGCAGAAACAACCTGTGACGGCAAAAAGAAAATGTACGAACTCATGGGGGAACTCAAACCTTTGCATCTGATGCATCTTCCCCACACTCAGAAAGGAGCCGCCCCCCTGCGATACTGGATGGACAGCCTCAAAGAACTTGAGAATTTCCTGTTTGAATGCTCCGGGGTAAAAGTCACCAAAGAAGGTCTTCATAATCAGATCCGGCAGCAGAATGAAATCCGCAAAGCACTTTGGGACATATCTGTTCTGGCTGCTGACAAACGCTCCCCCCTGACGGCAACGGAGATGCTGGCCATACAGGAGAGCAAAAGCTTTTGTGTACACCCTGAAACATACTTGGCCCAATTGACATCCCTGAAAAGTGATATGGAAGACTTTTTTAATCAGCCGGATCTTCCGGACCAGGACGGAACTCGCATCCTGCTCACTGGATGCCCGGTTGGAAAAGGATCTGACAAGGTCATCAGGATTGCCCAGGACCTTGGTGCCAGGATCGTTTCCATGGAAAACTGCTCCGGGCTCAAGGGCATGACTTTGGCTGTGGATGAAACCGGAGATCCCCATGAGGCAATTGCCCGCAGATACCTTAAGATCCCCTGTTCCTGTATGACCCCCAACCCCAACCGCCCGGAATCCATCAGGGAAATGGCCGACCTTTTCAAAATCGATGCTGTCCTGGATATGACCTGGCTGGGATGTCACACTTACAACGCTGAATCCACCACGCTTCAACGGTTCGTGGAAGACAACCTCCACCTGCATTTCCTGCATATCGAAACCGACTATTCCGAATCCGATGAAGGACAGCTTCGTACCCGGATTGAAGCCTTGATCGAATTATCAGAGTAACAAATAATTTTATTCAATATGATAAAGGAGAGACAAAAAATGAACAACAACAGTGTAAAGAAAATTTGTACAACCATAGCAGCCCTGTTGCTGATTTTTTGGCTGGTAACAGGTGCCGCCCATGCAGCCGAAAAAAAAATCCCCAGCCTGTACCTGGGTTATGTTTTCACCACACACCACACACCACTGATGGTTGCCGCCATAAAAGGGGAAGCCCTTAAAGAATCCGGGGCTTATCTGGCCCCCATGGTTCCCAGGCAAAAGTATAAAATCATGTCTGCTGATGGAACTCCCCTGGCCGTACTCAACTTCATTGTTTCTAAAAGCGGGTCTGAGACATCCACTCTTTTTGCCATGAATCGCCTGGATATCGGCCTTGCATCCAGCACCGCTTTTATGAGCGGTATTGACAGGGGAACCAAAATGAAAATTTTGTGCCCCCTGCATGTGGACGGCATGAGCATGGTTTTTCCTGCAAACAGCAAGATCAAAGGATATGAAGCTGTTTCCGCAGCCATCAAAAATTCCAAAACCCCTTTTAAACTCGGTTATCACTCCCCAACCAGCGCCCCTCGTGTGGTCTTTGAAGGGGCATTGCACAAGGCCGGATACAAAATCACAGGCAATCCCAATGATGTCGATGCCGACATCCTGATGGTGGACCTCAAGTCTACCTCCAACCTTATCCCTGCCCTGCTCAGCAACCAGGTTGACTGCTGGGTGGGGCCTGCACCCCATCCTGCAGTGGCCGAATACAAGCATGTCGGCCACATCGGCCTGGACTCCCGGGATCTGCCCCCTGAGGGCCAGTGGACCGACTTTCCATGCTGTGTTATGGGAGCCGGTGAGCAGATCATTGCAGAAAATCCTGAAGTTGTCCAGGCCATGACCGACCTGCTGACACTGGCCTCTAAATGGAGCAATACCAACAAGGCTGAAGCCGCCAAAATTTCAGCTGACTGGCTCGGTGTTCCACAAAAAGCCGTTGAAAAATCTGCCATCATCTATACCACCAATCCCACTGAGAACTGGATAAAGGGTGAAGGGGTGTTCCTGGATATGCTCAACAGCATGAACAAATTCAAGGGAAAAATGAAGGGCGCAGAAATTGCTGAAGCCTCAGCTATTCTTTATGATTTTTCATTTGTAAAAAAGAGCCTGGCCAGATAAACCCATGTCAACTTCATCCAATGCCCGGATTTTCTTTGGCAGCTTTGGCAGCGCTTTTTTTAGAGTCAAAATAAAGCGGCAAACACTGGCTCTGATGATTCCGGTTCTTGCACCCATACTTTTGGTTTTTTTATGGCTTATACTTGCACCCAGGATCAACAACCAGGTGATCCTGCCAGGCATACGGGAGGTGGGCAGACTCCTGTTCCACCCCGCACAGGATCTGATCGGAATGGGATCACTTGCAGGCAACGTGCTGGTGAGTCTGGTGCGTGTTGTAATGGGGTATGCAATCGCCGCAGTGGTAGCCATCCCCCTGGGGGTGGTCATGGGATACTACGGACTTGTATTCCGGTTTTTCAACGGTTTTTTAAACCTGTTCAGGCCCATCCCCCCCCTGGCATGGGTTCCTTTGGTCATGGCCTGGTTCGGCGTCTCCAGCCTTGCAACCCTTACCGGGGTTGAAACCGGAAAAGCGTTTATCTACCTGAACAACATCAAATTCTCCATGCTGTTCATCATTTTCATCGGTGCATTCTACCCCATTCTCACCTCCACCATCCACGGTGTAAGAAATGTCGGAGCCACCCTCATTGATTCGGCAAGGGTTCTGGGAGCCAGTGAAAACCAGATTTTCATTAAAATCCTGATTCCCGCGGCCATGCCATCCATTATAACCGGGATGCGCATAGGCCTTGGTATTGCATGGATGTGCCTTGTTTCTGCAGAAATGCTGCCGGGTTCACTTTCCGGCATCGGCTATATGATCACCCACGCATTTACCCTTGCCTCAACTGATATTGTCATCGCAGGAATGATCTCAATCGGAGTTGTGGGCGCACTCATGGATATGATTTTCCGCCGCATTGAGCTTAAAAAATTTTCATGGCGCAGGCAGGCGGATTCATGAATGAAAAAAACCGGGAAATCATCGGCATCAAAGGCCTTTCCAAGACGTTTACCACCCAAAAAGGAGACCAGTTCCTTGCCGTGGACAATATCAGCCTGAGGATCTTTAAAAATTCCTTTACCTGTATTGTGGGCCCTTCAGGATGCGGAAAATCAACCGTCCTGCGCATCGCAGCCGGTCTTGAAAAAGCCTCTGCAGGAACGGTTCACTATTGCTGCTCCCCGGTGACGAAACCATGTGGTGAAATAGGGCTTGTATTTCAGGAATATTCCCTTTTCCCCTGGATGACGGTTCTGGACAACGTGGCTGCAGGGCCTGAATTCGCAGGAATTAACAAAAAAAAACGGCACCATGATGCCATGGACTACCTTTGCATGGTCAATATGGAGGAGTTTAAGAACGCATACCCCCACGAGCTTTCCGGAGGAATGCGGCAGAGAGTTGCCATTGCAAGGGCTTTGGCCAATGAGCCTGATGTACTGCTAATGGATGAACCTTTTGGTGCCCTGGACGCCCACACCCGCATCCTGCTCCAGCAAGAACTTTTAAGAGTATGGGAACTGACCCGTAAAACCATCATACTGGTCACTCACAGCGTGGATGAAGCCGTGTTTCTGGCCGATGAAATTCTGGTCATGTCCAGCCGCCCTGGCCATATCCGTAAAATCATCCGGGTGGACATGAAACGCCCCAGGAGCCGGGCTAATCCAACATTCGGAGCCCTGACAGATAATATTCTCCGGGAGCTGGGAAACGGGACGGTTAAACAACTGCCTTAAATCTCACAAAGGCCTGCCGGGTTTATTCTGCAGGAATATCGGTTGTCCATACAAAAACTTCTGGATTTGGAAACTGATATTCTATGTGAATACCATAACGGCATTTTCCAGCACTAAAATTCAGTATAGGGGAATCTTTAAAAGCAAAACCAGCTGTTGTTTTAGATCGAGACTAATTTTCCCTAACCACAAGATATTGTGTCAAGATTTGATTTGGAGATACCAGGACTTTTGGAACGGGATACTATGTGATAAAACGCTTTTAGTTCTGTGGTTTGCTATATATGAAAGAATCTAAGGGCATTGTACAGTTCTTTCATATAAAAAAAACAATAACGCAAAGTGAACTTATCAATGTTTTTAATTACCAGGGTATTAATTGGACCCTTTGGCACTTTGTATCCTAAACTCAAGATTGATAACCATTCTTCTTTAATTTTTTTAGGTATGACGTAAGGTAATGCAAAAATTTATCCTTCTGGAAACTGGCGGCAGTATTCATACAAAGCCATGTTGGCAGCAGAAGCGGCGTTGTAGCTATGGGGCATCCCCCATACGGGAA belongs to Desulfobacula toluolica Tol2 and includes:
- a CDS encoding tetratricopeptide repeat protein → MLYAAGKAELAAGNKTAAKKMFLKITDQSTVLEAIQKCLTYDMYELAYELAEPVLASYDWPIDFISVLVYTAKLAEKLDIIIPAMKTRIETLDKKNQFQWWFDLAYNLPESKLIMREELYKKCLTFSLSKDQLYRIYNNLGSLMNSSGEYTDAETWYRKAMKTCPTKSKPCTNLIKVLHRQNKHNEIRTVYARLMECDNVNNVYIRDAVKWHYRQGLLNDFIILMTEKLKWQKQGASGILLTVEYSTWLPEKEQEELLELVINSAPTKKDHVKALQIKGNLLFKQADYAKAETCYQQAYELDPENEETGRVLINFYTNVKNWKLADQVIISLEEKFPKARGLIRTSLNSWKARDNLTQGYRNLHKRLENIADPKVRGAIISASLSIAISEKLFFEAEKLLDLAKKEERPSFLQTDYHRKRCELLLKKGKFHEAALLMAEYLKKEKDETSLMLLMKILLKDVGNLPKALKWTEKALIGDVGYCYFDQIFDLWKTDPINWRIFTGLLKSLSSKVRTTDLLDLAGTCKSKGLLQICRILCKEYEKRNPLPFLEHNERTLAGYWLDIGDIDKANYYYQSIFKRNRFELRDRTNLINILLKQNKVDEAKRLLTEQLPAINGVNLLSIQALAETCAENGKFIEFADILEELASFPIDSVDIFYSLTTIAENSNCLELALQWYEKASRYCPGDKIQQANIAINSAYLHSRLYRQKEAYKILKTIWKAQPENTFVGRHYALILLSWGEIDKAGKIVQDMLQTAPTDPYVLNTLGHLELHSGNTKRASDLFKQVLSKAIDENFLMNAMCIASSVKQQQHILNRVEHQYGKTTTFITQQTVHKCLQGRYKEAIEDLKKVQTKDVNTVYFIQLIKKLANKQKDKSLIETEHELLQKEGDIDFFQGVHLYHSGKYDEALDIFSSMVDHHRCLMGKYKYLGSCLNIQGNYEKAEKIALEYIKKDSSQLPIMLRICIISQIMKENYSNAEKYLSKLKKWEPGFESKILEVVILENTNRKQEAELLRKQIKKQGIKITTNLLETLFLWPPALCKQYFGENKLQRAGVENNHLSVSGQKKIWGNGDGGSMWCRSADPDKLDEFKKHVTADAVFKKVLNERTIVVKLDDDDSESFPVGLLS
- a CDS encoding double-cubane-cluster-containing anaerobic reductase — its product is MNLKPFLAFSELSIADLDAWQNQGGKTAGVYCIYAPDELIRAAGIVPVSLCGKKQTPIKDAERELPASLCPLIKSSYGYAVTDTCPFFSFSDILIAETTCDGKKKMYELMGELKPLHLMHLPHTQKGAAPLRYWMDSLKELENFLFECSGVKVTKEGLHNQIRQQNEIRKALWDISVLAADKRSPLTATEMLAIQESKSFCVHPETYLAQLTSLKSDMEDFFNQPDLPDQDGTRILLTGCPVGKGSDKVIRIAQDLGARIVSMENCSGLKGMTLAVDETGDPHEAIARRYLKIPCSCMTPNPNRPESIREMADLFKIDAVLDMTWLGCHTYNAESTTLQRFVEDNLHLHFLHIETDYSESDEGQLRTRIEALIELSE
- a CDS encoding CmpA/NrtA family ABC transporter substrate-binding protein — encoded protein: MNNNSVKKICTTIAALLLIFWLVTGAAHAAEKKIPSLYLGYVFTTHHTPLMVAAIKGEALKESGAYLAPMVPRQKYKIMSADGTPLAVLNFIVSKSGSETSTLFAMNRLDIGLASSTAFMSGIDRGTKMKILCPLHVDGMSMVFPANSKIKGYEAVSAAIKNSKTPFKLGYHSPTSAPRVVFEGALHKAGYKITGNPNDVDADILMVDLKSTSNLIPALLSNQVDCWVGPAPHPAVAEYKHVGHIGLDSRDLPPEGQWTDFPCCVMGAGEQIIAENPEVVQAMTDLLTLASKWSNTNKAEAAKISADWLGVPQKAVEKSAIIYTTNPTENWIKGEGVFLDMLNSMNKFKGKMKGAEIAEASAILYDFSFVKKSLAR
- a CDS encoding ABC transporter permease, whose amino-acid sequence is MSTSSNARIFFGSFGSAFFRVKIKRQTLALMIPVLAPILLVFLWLILAPRINNQVILPGIREVGRLLFHPAQDLIGMGSLAGNVLVSLVRVVMGYAIAAVVAIPLGVVMGYYGLVFRFFNGFLNLFRPIPPLAWVPLVMAWFGVSSLATLTGVETGKAFIYLNNIKFSMLFIIFIGAFYPILTSTIHGVRNVGATLIDSARVLGASENQIFIKILIPAAMPSIITGMRIGLGIAWMCLVSAEMLPGSLSGIGYMITHAFTLASTDIVIAGMISIGVVGALMDMIFRRIELKKFSWRRQADS
- a CDS encoding ABC transporter ATP-binding protein, translated to MNEKNREIIGIKGLSKTFTTQKGDQFLAVDNISLRIFKNSFTCIVGPSGCGKSTVLRIAAGLEKASAGTVHYCCSPVTKPCGEIGLVFQEYSLFPWMTVLDNVAAGPEFAGINKKKRHHDAMDYLCMVNMEEFKNAYPHELSGGMRQRVAIARALANEPDVLLMDEPFGALDAHTRILLQQELLRVWELTRKTIILVTHSVDEAVFLADEILVMSSRPGHIRKIIRVDMKRPRSRANPTFGALTDNILRELGNGTVKQLP